One segment of Longimicrobiaceae bacterium DNA contains the following:
- a CDS encoding carboxypeptidase-like regulatory domain-containing protein produces the protein PLPYGGMGLAGVAGTVFEDLDGDGARGPDEPAVAGVWVGVGGLRTRTDDTGRYDTWSVLPYEVVPVRVDTTTLPDPSWVPATPAVLLRPSPHLYTRVDFPLLRTRELAGLLVAGDGVPTAGGVTVEITALSTGAVQRVPTFSDGEYYLGRLRPGEYEVRVAASSLAVLGARAEPEAVRFTIPASGDEVLVEAPPILLVKPES, from the coding sequence CCGCTCCCCTACGGCGGCATGGGGCTGGCGGGGGTGGCCGGCACCGTGTTCGAAGACCTGGACGGCGACGGCGCGCGGGGCCCGGACGAGCCCGCGGTGGCCGGCGTGTGGGTGGGGGTGGGCGGGCTCCGCACCCGGACCGACGATACGGGGCGGTACGACACCTGGTCGGTCCTCCCCTACGAGGTGGTCCCGGTGCGGGTGGACACCACCACGCTCCCCGACCCCTCCTGGGTCCCCGCCACGCCCGCCGTGCTCCTGCGGCCGTCCCCGCACCTCTACACCCGGGTGGACTTCCCGCTGCTCCGCACCCGCGAGTTGGCGGGACTCCTCGTCGCCGGGGACGGGGTCCCCACGGCCGGCGGGGTCACGGTGGAGATCACCGCCCTCTCGACCGGCGCGGTGCAGCGCGTCCCCACCTTCAGCGACGGCGAGTACTACCTGGGGCGGCTCCGCCCGGGGGAGTACGAGGTCCGGGTCGCCGCGTCCTCGCTCGCCGTCCTCGGCGCCCGCGCCGAGCCCGAGGCGGTCCGCTTCACCATCCCCGCCTCCGGCGACGAGGTGCTCGTCGAAGCGCCCCCGATCCTGCTCGTGA